Below is a genomic region from Triticum dicoccoides isolate Atlit2015 ecotype Zavitan chromosome 5A, WEW_v2.0, whole genome shotgun sequence.
aatcacgatcatcaaataacccatagaacaaaacagatctactcaaacatcataggatagccatacatcattgggaaataatatatagcattgagcaccatgtttaagtagagattacagtgggtaagagaggggttacaccgctgcatagaggggggaagagttggtgatgatggtggtgaagttgttggtgaagattgcggtgatgatgatggcccccggtggcactccggcgccaccagaagcgagggggagagcccccctcctccttcttcttccttgacctcctccctagatgggagacgggtttcccctctggtccttggcctccatggcgtgggaggggcgagagccccttcgagattggatttgtctctctgtctctctctgtttctgcgttctcagattccaccctttcaccgtttcttatattcccggagatccgtaactccgattgggctgaaattttaacacgatctctatccggatattagctttcttgcggcgaaagaagggtatCAACCgcattacggggtggccacgagggtcaggggcgcccccctgcctcgtggccccctcgggcatcgtctcacgtggatttttcttcccaaaaatcatatatattacaaaaaaatccccgtcagtttttatcccgtttggactctgtttgatatggatattctgcgaaacaaaaaacatgcaacaaataggaactggcactgggcactggatcaatatgttagtcccaaaaatagtataaaaagttgccaaaagtatatgaaagttgtataatattggcatggaacaatcaaaaattatagatacgacggagacgtatcatggaggaAGTGGGATTTCTAGCCCAACACATGTAGCTAATGGGATCGCGAAAAAGTGGTGGTGAGAACACTCAACTTCTATTTGTGGTGCTTCTCGAGTATCTAGTCTGTAGCTATGGGGTGAAAACCCTAGGCCTGACCCAAGTTGGTTATACCTGATAATGGCGATGCTTTTGCATCATTATCATGTTAAAGATATTGCTCGAATATGCTTAGGGATGCTCTTTAGGGTGAAAACCTAGAATCCAGGATCTGGTGGTTGAATTTGATGATATTGACGCTTAACATTGTTTCCTTCTTGAAGAGAGAGGGTAATCGACTTCCCAGTTGGCATAGACAGAAATTCCGTCCATGACCAAACGAATTGGGGCAAGTTGCATGTTTGTCCAAGTAATCCCCATGCCGCATGATGGATTTCTCCGAGGGCCAAGTCAGCAATGGCCGCATTGAACCCGTTGGTGTGTTACCAATAGATGTTGTTCAAATTCTTATCTGCTGCCTCCTTAATGAGGTTAAAATTCTCGCCCACGATCACTGAGAAGTTTGAGCTATTAATCTTGGTTTTGATTTCCACCAAAAAGGCTATAGAAAGTGAGTGGATGACTCGAAAGACTCCCAAGATTTATGTGTGGCAATTGTCTTGATGGAAGAACTAAGAAAGAAACTCCCCAAGATCCAGCACGACACCTTACAGGACTATCTGTTAATGCCTAGTAGAAGGCCTCCTGAATGGCCATTAGCCAACACCCATTGTCAGTCATTTTTTTCAAGAGGATCAATGGTTCTGAACTCAAAGAAAGAAAAATCAATCTCGATGCTTTTGGAGAGCAATGCAATATATGTTCTCGCTAACAATATAAGCTTCAGTTGGGTTCGGCGTCCTGTATGGCCAAATCCCCGAATATTCTAGAAAAAAGTCTTCATTGAAGGATTTTTCTTTTTCTAATATGCACCCCCTTGGTGCCGAGCAACTCTGGCTTGAATTTAAAGATAGCCTTGGGTGCGCTGGGACCCCCTTGGTCGCCTTCCACCAACGCAGAAGCCCCTTTTATGGTGGGAAGAGAAGTGAAGGCCGCCTTGACGGCCTCAGTTGCGGCAACCTTTCGGTGAGCCGCCTCAGATAGCGCCGCTTGGGTGAGTTCTTGCGAGGATCAAGTCAATAGTACCCGGCATACCCCGACATCCCCAACTAAAGTAATCccattattctaaataaaagaaGATATCTGCGAGTATTCTAAAGGTTTGAAAAATCCTATATGAATACTTTCTTTCCTTCACCTTTTTGGAGTATTCCGCTCAAACCTCATGCTTTCACTGCCTTTAAGAAGTTCGACACTTGTGTTTATCTTTCCTCTTATCTCCTTAAAAATAAATTCTTGCAAAATTTGTGGAGTATGCACACAATCACGACCTACTATTTCACGTTCAAACCGGTATAAAAAACGTCAAAGAAATAACATTCAGTTCCTGCATTTATCCCACCTTGCATTCCAAAAAGGACCAAACAAATAAGTACGTATCCTTTCGCATGGGTGCATTGGATCACTTTATTTTGAAAGGCTACAAGATAGTTAAAAGTTTCAAAAAAAGTTGACTTTTTTTTACATGGACATGTATAGATTTTATCTTAGTTTTTTTTGAGGCTACAAGATGATAGTTAAAAGTTTCAAAAAAAGCTGACTTTTTTTTACATGGACATGTATAGATTTTATCttagttttttttgagacaaatagATTTTCTCTTAGTACTACGAGATATTATACGCTGCACAAAAAGAAAAAATTCGGGCCCAAAACCACAAAAAATAAGCCCATATTTTGCATGCATTTCTTTTTCTCGTATAGTATATCTCACGTATAAACACCGTAGTATATTGATGAAACTTTTTGCCTTGTTTCCTTTCCTTCCGCCTTTCCTCTTGCGCGCTGCCTTTCTACCGCATCCTATACTCTTCCTTCGCGAGAGAGGGGGACGGGGACGGGCTGAAGGGCCACCGCCCGCGCCTCCGGTCCGCCGCCACCACCGTCGCTTCCGAGCCAAGTGTCGCGCGGGCGCGCTGTAGCCGCGGGGCGGACGGGAAGCGCCGTCTCCGTCGAGTTCATTAGCTGGCGAGGTTACCGCTGGCCGCTGCAGCGCCCCCTGCAGCTTGCTGCCGCCGCCAGCCGTGCATCTCCCTGCCGTGTGCGCCCCCGGTCACAGCTGGGGACACGCCGCAGCAAGGTCACCGCGGCCGACAGGTGAACGCCGCTCTTTGATCTACAAAACGCGTTTTCCAATCTAATCGAACGGTTTCTTGCGGATCTTGTTGTTACCATGTGCATTGAGCAAACCCTAGATGCTAAGGAAAACCAATTTGGGATTCCACTTGTGAATTCACGAAACAGTGCATTGGGGATTGGTTAATTTGATGTTTCCTTGGAGCGTCGATTACCGCCATCCAGCTTGGGGAAGTTGGTTCGCTAGATTTTGGGTCGGCTTCACGCCAATTAATTGTTCTTGTGATTATTATGTGCTTTCTTTCACCTATAGGCTATAGCTGTTTTGATGTTCTAGATGTCAAAGTTGGGTCTTTGGCTGACTATATGGTGTTTGCTGGCAACCGACCCAGTCAGTTTTGCTATGGAGTTCATCTTCGTCAGTTGTTCACGGAAACACCTATGGCCACTGGAAGCCATGTGCAGAATAACCTAGGGTATAGACAAatgattcaagaagttcaatatcgaGTGTGGAGGCTGCGTTTGATAATTAGATTACCCTGCATATCCTCATTATGGATATTATATGTAGGTTCCTTATCCATCTACCATAGAATCCGTATCTGCTTCTGGCAATTCCCCATGCGTCTCACTAAGCAAGTAGGTCAATGATTATTGTAAGATTTGCTTTCTGTACACTATTTATTATGTATGTTGTGTGTATATTCATGGTGTTTGGCACTTGTGCATTATGTGTAAATATTGATAAGTAAGGTCCAATTATGTGCTTTTGTCAAGGTGTCAGGGCATGGGGCTCGGGAAAGTTTCCTCAGCACTGTGTTGCAGCATGTCCCGGTGGCAGTGAATGCACATGAGATATGAATGAGGTTTTGTTTGTGAGGAAACATTTTTTGTTATCTAGTAGTTTCTCCCTTAGATAATATGTTCTCTCTTGGGTTGAGTTCTTGGGGTCTTCCCCTATTTAAAGAAGAAATGACATTGCTTAAGGTTGAAGAAATAATAATTGATGTCCTTCCCTCTTAGTGCAATCTTTTCCTATGAGCACTCACAACTCTCTAGAGATATGTCCCTATTCCTAAGCTTTTTTTTTTCCTATACCTGGTCGTGGTCTGTGGGATCATAGCACATAGCCAATGATGGCACATTTCTTATAACTCCTGTTATCAAGGTCAATAGTGCACTGTTGTACATACTCATGGTGAAAATCACCCAGTGCATATTTCATTTATCCATTCtaaatttctactccctccgttccgaattacttgtcttagagttgtctagatacggaggtatctagcactaaaatgagtctagatacatccatatctagacaaatccaagacaagtaatttggaacggagggagtaacttccACAGTTGCACTTAACATCATGTAGGTATTATCCTATCTTTTTTGGAGTTAGCTTTCTTTTTTTGTTCCACACTGTTGTGGCCTAATAATTACTCTATGAGCATTTAATTACGTGCTCAGAATTTTTTTCTTATCtctatttttgttttttgcaaTAAGATGTAGGACATTTTGCTCACCACGTCTTCCTTAGGGGTTTTGCCTTAAATCTGGTATGCTGTTATAGCTACCATGGGTTTTCTATGATTCAATTGAGGCATGGAATTCTATTCCATTGTTTCATGTTGATATCTATTGTCCGTAAAATATGTTATAGCTTATATTAGATTGCTTTCTTATACTAGTATATGCCTGTACATGCAAAGCACCTTCTAGTCCAAAGTCCAAACGCACTCGCTTGAAACACCAAAAGTTATATAGGAAAACATATGGAAATGTCAACAATGTTGACATCCATAAATCCCAAAATTCTAACAGCATGGCCAATAACCCTCTGCATCAAGCTCTGAAACATCTCTTTCCCCTGTATTCtcagatctactccctccgtttctaaatataagtctttctagagatttcaacaagtaactacatacaaagcaaaatgagtgaatctacactctaaaatatgtctacatacatccgtatattgtagtccatttgaaatgtctaaaaagacttatatttaggaacggagggagtatctatctACCTTCCTGTCTTTCCTTTTTTGCAATTGCTATCCTTGTTCTGTGCAGTATACTCTTTGTTGTTTCCTGCAAACTCTATGTTTATTTTTGGTGATTGATTTGGTCCTGGGACACCCATGTGGTACATCTGAAGGTGAGTTAGTTGAGAGCCGTGCCTTAGGAAGCAGGGTCTATGATGATGGGGTTTGGTGAGGGTGGCAAGGAGCCGCCGAGCTCGCTGTGGGGATCGTCAAGGGATGATCGGATGATGCGCTCGCCGGTTGATGATTTTTCTTAAGTATAGATGAGGATGATTCCAGAATATTGTAGAGAGCACTGTTCAATTGGGACACTGTAGACGGGAATCCATGCAACCTAGACCATTTGATTGACAATGATCAACGGTTGATTTTGTGTCTCGATCCTAAGATTCAACATTTCAATACTGGTGCACTATATGGTACTCAACTGCAAAAACATCCTACATTTGTTTACTGAGGGAGTAGTATAGTTAGCATTGATATTGGTTTCAACTATCCTATGTTAATTTGTTTCATGAAGTATTTTGATAATGTTGTGCGTGTATTGTTTGATTGTTTCATCATGGTATATAGGTTATACATCCCCCCTCCCCCCTGGGGCAGCAATTTTGGATTTTCAGAAGTAACTATGATTATTGGCAGTTCGGAACTTAGATTTAAGAATAGTTATTGATGTTATGTTTTCCTTTAATAGGGCAATTCCCCTCTCAAGGAGGAAAGCACATATGTGAGTCAGAATCTTCTTGTTAAACGTGAACCAGGGACATGCAGATGGATGAAGTCATTGACGTGAGTTCTTTTCTTTTCCATAGTTTGCTTATAAAGATCACATATGTTCTCCAAGCACATATGCCCAATATTGTCTTGTTACTTGTCTTTTTTTGTTATGATTGAATTCTTTTCAAATTGTGTTGGGAAGTGATGTATTTGCATGCCAATACAAATGACATATTATATGTCTGTCTTTGATTTCGTATTCCAAATGTAATTTGTTGGAAATTATTTGATAACCAGCTTGTGTCAGAAGACGATATTGCCTCTTATGAGGAGACAAGTTCTGAAGATACTGTAGATGTAAGTCCGAAACACTGAATTTCTGTCGTATCATTTTCTTGCGTCAACACCATTGGTTACAATTAAAATGTGAAAGGATGTTTTTCCTCGGTCTAATTGGTTAATACTGTGGGTTTTAAGTCACCTGAATCATGGAATCTAATAGAAAATTATAGGTGAAAGTCTGTGACGTATGTGGAAATGTTGGTGAGGAGAAGAAGCTCGCTGTTTGCAGCAGATGCAATGATGGTGCTGTGCATATGTGAGAATTCTTTATACTATTCTCTTTTCTGTAATCCTAGCCAGTTAAGATTATTGTATGGTGTGCCATAATACTTGTTTACTTCTCCATAGTGTCTTATCTATTTTTCTCTCTCTACAGTTACTGTATGTTGGTAATGCTTCAAGAGGTTCCAGAGCGCGGGTGGTTGTGTGATGAGTGCCAAGCTGAGGTAGAAATTGAAATTGAAAAGAAGAAACTTGAGAAATCTCAAGTAAATTTTGTCATGGTTTCCATGGAGAATAAAGTGGATGCTGAAAAGGTGAGACATAAAGAATCAGAAGTAGATAATGTCACAAGTGGTTGTACATCTTCCATAAAGGAGGGCGACACTGGGTTGTGCATGCTAAACAAAGCTTCTCATGACAGTGAGACGATGTCCAATGATAGAAGCGGCATTTCTAATTTGAAGTCATTAGATCTAGAGATACACATCTTGGGAATGCACGATAATTATGTTTCATCTGTTTCTAAGGCTAAAGACGGGTCTAATGTGGCTCGTGATAGTGAAAAAGTGGGACATAAAGAATCAGAAGTAGGctatgtttttaaggcgacgcCTTACCGCCNNNNNNNNNNNNNNNNNNNNNNNNNNNNNNNNNNNNNNNNNNNNNNNNNNNNNNNNNNNNNNNNNNNNNNNNNNNNNNNNNNNNNNNNNNNNNNNNNNNNNNNNNNNNNNNNNNNNNNNNNNNNNNNNNNNNNNNNNNNNNNNNNNNNNNNNNNNNNNNNNNNNNNNNNNNNNNNNNNNNNNNNNNNNNNNNNNNNNNNNNNNNNNNNNNNNNNNNNNNNNNNNNNNNNNNNNNNNNNNNNNNNNNNNNNNNNNNNNNNNNNNNNNNNNNNNNNNNNNNNNNNNNNNNNNNNCCCAAAGCGGTCGATTTTCCAAAGCGGAGGGGGAGCGCTtcgacgcctaggcgtcgccttaGGGACGCTTTAAAAACATAGGAAGTAGGTAATGTCACAAGTGGTTGTACATCTTCCACAAAGGAGGGTGAAGTGGGTTGTGCATGCTAAACAAAGCTTCTCATGACTGTGAGCTGATGTCCAATGATAGAAGCAACATTTCTTATTTGAAGTCACTAGATAGAGAGATACACATCTTAGGAATGCATGATAATGATGTTTCATCTGTTTCTAAGGCTAAAGACGCGTCTAATGTGGCTCGTTGGAATAAAAGGTTAAACAGACAGAGCGAGGCCAATTTTTTAGAAGAGATCAAAGATGTGAGTTCTAAACTCttgtgttctgttttatttttaccaCTTATTCCAGGTCAAGGTCGCATGCAAAATGTGATGAAGGTGTTTCATCTTTCTCTGACCATAGTGagttttgaattatttttaaatgacAATAGGTGAAAGTATGCGACAtttgtggagatgttggtgaagtggaGAAGCTCACTGTTTGTGGTAGATGCAATGGTGCTGAACATGTGTAAGATTCTCTTTGCTCCATTGCTTTTTATGATGTTGGTTATTCTTGGTTGATGGTTGGCATATCACCGTAGTTAAGGTCAAATTATTGTTTTTTCATtcgggtgtgtctagggcacatctagatgtgctctagttattgcacatctaagtgagtgaatcaagcataaagaggaaaagaaaaaagaaaaataaaatatctGCACGAATCTCAATGAAtgatcaatgacataggacttagatgtgcaatacttatggcacatctagatttgCTTTAGCAAAAACTGTTTTCATTTCTTTTGGCATGTAAACTGGAAGCTGAACGACTTATGTGGTGCACACTGATAAAGTAACAACTTACACAATCATTATGCTTTCCCACAATAGCAGTTACTAAACTTCTCAATCCATCATTTCTTTTGCATAATCTCTTCTCATAAAATGATGGTGTTTTTATTATGCTCTAAGGATGTTAACTCCTTTCTTTGTCCCAGTTATTGTATGCAGGTGATGATGGAAAAGGTTCCAGATGTCATGTGGTTGTGTGAAGCATGTCAAACTGAGGTAGAATTTGCAGAGGAAAGGACGGAACTAGAAAAATCCCAAGTAATGGTTGGTGCATGTAAATTAGAGTCCTTTGGAGGGCAAACGAATAAACCTGTGGATGATGCAAATAGCGGAAGTTATTTTGAGGATGAAATGGAGGCTGCACATGTGAGTAGTAAAAACTCAAACATGAGAAATCAATCCAACGGTATGACTACCAAGAGGATAGGAGACGATGCAACAATTACGTTACTGATTGGAAAAGATCTTTCTGAATCTGGTGGTGTATCCATGGAAGGTGACTCTGCAAAAAGGGTGCCGCTTTCGCGCAAAAATTCACTCAAGCTGGACACAGAGAAAGGAAAGGAACCTGCTAGGCCAATGCCAACACCATTGACATTGAATGCCCTGAAGAATCAGGCACCACCTCTTTGTGGTAATTTTTTATCATTATTTTCAACTGAGGAGCTTATACCTACAATCTAGAATGTTCAACTTCTCTTACAGTTGTGGGGACTGTCCCTGCGAGCTGCTATTGGGCAAAACTATAATCAGTAAGGTTTCCGCAGGTCCACTCCCGAAGTCCATTTCTTTCAAGAACTCAAAGGTCCCGAAGGTGAAACAACTGGTCACTGAAGTTCCTCAAAAGCCCAAAAATCTGAAGGAACCTATATCCTTAATTACAAAACAAGACGGGCCAGTGATCACACTTGCTAAGTCGACATCAGTCAAAAAGCTGAACTCTAGCGAGCCGGTAAGTAAAGGAAAGTCTTCCATCTTACTAGATGTTGAGGAACCAAGAATGATGAATTCAGTAATGACCCGAAATGTAACGAATAAGAGGGGCACTTCTATATCTGGATATCCCTCTGTTGCTGCATCAATGCTTGTGCCAGTTCCTTCGAAAGCAGAATCCGCAGCTCAGCATCTCAATAAACAAAATAAGATGGATAATTTAGGCATCGCTTATGGACAAGACGGTAGAAACTTTCCTGGTATATTCCCTTTTCCTTTCCTTTTCCTTTTAGACTGCTCTATTTCTGTGCTGTAGGAGTGTAGGTCATGTTTTTTATGGCATACTTTACAGTATAGGATAACTATACTTATTTCTTTCAGCACCTAGTGAACCAAAGAGACAGCTTGTAGCAAAAGTCCTGGGAAGCCTAACGTTAATTAGTGCTGAGACATCCTCAGGTCTGCTTTGTTCTGGTGCACAGATGAAGGGAATTCAAATCCCGGATACTTCACTGGTTGATAAAATAAAGAACCCACCTAGCTTGAAGCCAGGTACTTCTAGCAGCAGTTGCACAATGCATTGTCAACAATGTGATGAAGTGGGACATTCTACACAATTTTGTCCTGTTGGCAGATCTAGCTTGTTTGTAACAAAACCTTTGAGTGAGCAAACCAGTGACCGAACTGCCAGATGCAATAGAACATCTGAAGCTACTACTTTGACTGCTACTGAAGACATTTTGAAATCAGCATATCAATCTGAGCCAAGTCCAAAACGCCGCCGCTATCATAACCCATCATATAAGCCTATAAATGTATTATGTACCTCCATTAGTCATGAGGAAAGCAGTGAGCAGGATGTGAGAAATGGTATGCCTACTCCTAGTACTACAGCTTCTGTAGATTGTCACGAGCTAAAGTACAAAGAGCATCAGGCTGCATCTGCCATGGGAGGAAGATTTGTGGACAGCAGTTCAACTATGTTGAATGATTCGACGGACAAATCGCCAATCTTTTCACCTAGTGATGACAGAATAACTTCTAGTGTTCCAGAGTTGGCTTACATTTGGCAGTAATATTTCTACCTCTCTATCTCATATATATTTTGATGCTTATTCTAGATAAACTTGATTGCTACAGAGACCTGCCATCACCATTGAAGATTGAACTAATAAACCTAACAGGTGTAGTCAGGCCATCTTCGAAAGCAACTTTTGTGGAAACACCCTTTAGGTGAAATCCATGAGATTGAAACAGATGGATGTCTACAAATATCATAAGATGTCCGAACGTTTTTGACAAAATTGACACAAGATGCTTTTCGTATGTCACAAATTCCAAACCAAAATTTGATTGGCACTtgaaaaaaagacaaattttctCTATGAATAGTTAGTCCCTCCGACCCTGAAGATAGGGCGTACAAGGCAAGGTCCAGCTGTTGTTTTCTTGCCCATACTACCCCTAATAATGCTTAGATGAATATTTAATGTCATGGGTGCATGCACCATGCATGGCCTGCAGTACCAGGTCGCTCGGTTTGATTGGTCAGATGGAGCCCTCGCAAAGGGGTATTTGGGGGAGATAGTCCAAAAAACTGCATGCACGCCCTCCTTTTAGCATTTTCTGGTAGAAAGATACATGCCTTGTTTTCATGATTGGAGGGAGTAACTCTCATTCTTTTGTTTATAATGAGCAACAAAAAAAAAATCTTCTTTTTGTCGCTTTGCGTGGATCGAATTCGGACTTGAAGTTACAGGATAGATGCATCTTGTCTGAATGTTGTTTTTTATCAGTACTCTGGTTACTCTttggaccaccagatgcagatctgATGTATCACGCCCAAAGGGGTGATTCATACAAATTGCTCCCCACATCTTCATGTTTCATACTTGGTTTTGTATCATCTCATGTGTGCTTGATAGTTGCAACTATCCATGACTGCAACAACTTGTATTTAAGTAATTGTTTTCATCATATGTGTTAAAATTTATTTTAGTTACTTATCTTTGAACAGAGGTTGTTTTGAAATATGGAGGACTGGACGGTCATCTAAGTTTTGTAAGGGCTTGCAAGGACACTTATCATGTTCTGCTTCACAAAAGGTTTTGGAAATAGCAAAGAAATTCCCTTCTAAAATCCGGCTTGAGCAACTTCCTCGCCGGAATATATGGCCCCCACAGTTCCATGGAAATGGCCTTTCGTATGACAGTATTGGTCTTTTTTTCTTTGCACAAGATATCCAGAGGTATTTCACTTGAAGCTTTTCTCTTTCATTATTATACTTCAATTGTTCGAAAAGGATATTAGTTGAACTGCACACAAACTTATAATTTAAATTGCTTATATTTTTGCCTACAGTTATGAGAGGCATTACAGTAAGTTAGTAGAATGGATGCTGAAAGGCGATTTGGCACTCAGAGGAAACATTGAAACAGCTGAATTGCTCATATTTCCTTCCAATATCCTGCCAAAAAGCTTTCAAAGTAAGAAGTCGCTCACCTATTCAAGTGATGCTTTTATCTGATCACAGTTTTACGCTGATAGATCTTACTTTTCCTTATTCTGCTTCAGGATGGAACATGTCCTATTATCTATGGGGTGTATTTAGAGTCAGAAGAAAAGATTCTAACCTTCCATATCATGTACCTACAAGAAAACATTGTAATTTCAATGGAAATCTCTTGGCCGTGGGTCGAAGAACTCATGCCCACGCTTCTTCTGGCCCCAGTTTCTATTACTCACCTACTTGTGAAGACTCTCCATCTATCATGCCCTTGGAAGCTAATCATGAGGGTTGCCCCAATGGTGAGAATTCTCTAGGTTAGCCTTTCTGTGGACGACCTTTAGAAGATCAGCATCATGATTCAGTTACAGCTAGCTTATCAACAAATAACAATAGCGCTATTAATGAATTTGTCACAGCTCCAACAAGAAAAAAGCAGGTGGGTGTTATAATTTAATTTGACGTGTTCCATTTTTTTCCTTCCAagtgttttttttttaaaaaatcaatcACTTTACTGGATGCATTTGATTAAAGAATAAGATGACACCTGCCATTGTGTGTGTGGATGTCATGCTTGCCTGTTTACGCCATCTTGGCTGTTGGCCTTTGCCTGCTACACATTTGTTTTATAAAAATATTAAAATATGATTGCTTGTATCAACTTAAATGTTTACTCTTGGCTATACGTATGCGGAAACATGTTTATTCAGAACATTAAGACAATGCGGGAGTGTTATCATAACAGTCAGTGGACATTTGTTTCATTTTTCTTGATTTTCATTGTCTAATTTATCTTGTTGAAAAAACAGGGAAAGAGAGGACAGCCGTCAACCATGACAATGCAGAGGACCTGTTGCGACCCAGTGTAGTTGACCTACAACGGCGACCGCAATCAGTATGTCGCTAATTGATATCATACGAACATCCACACAGAACAATCACGCACTTACATTGCTGGGACCAGATTGGTATACATGCATATATACGTGTGTATGAAGGAATTCTTTGCGAAGTTTGGGTACGCTTAATATGAGCGCTGAGCGGAACATGTTGCTTCTTCCCTTCTCGCCAACGAAAGCGGGAGCTCACCTAGGTGGAGTGCGCAAGCTGTAAGTGGGTGAAGCAGCACAAAGGTTGTAGAGGAGCAACTTCACTTTGCTGCTACCATGTGTACTAACACAAGTGTTGAAGGAACAACTTTAACGTGCCGTGCTAAATATTGCTCTAGAGGCGAATGTAGGCTGATATGGCAGCAAGAGTTAAATCCAGAACTCCTAGAGCACAAAATCTACTTcaagatcttagataagaacaaTAAATTCTTAAATTCTATTATAGGTAAGTGGGTACATAGTCTGGTTTCAAAGTAGAGGTGAGGATCTCTATTTATAGGGCTTTGAGAAGCCTTCACATACTTTTTACTCTGGAACACTCTAGAAAATATTATTTAGGATTCATCTACTTATAACTACAGAACTCTAGAAACAGTGAGTAGGGTAAAGAAATCAAAAGAAATACTACACTGGAGTGGGAGCATCTAGAAGTAGCCAAACAGA
It encodes:
- the LOC119302502 gene encoding uncharacterized protein LOC119302502 isoform X1; the protein is MQMDEVIDLVSEDDIASYEETSSEDTVDVKVCDVCGNVGEEKKLAVCSRCNDGAVHIYCMLVMLQEVPERGWLCDECQAEVEIEIEKKKLEKSQVNFVMVSMENKVDAEKAKDASNVARWNKRLNRQSEANFLEEIKDVKVCDICGDVGEVEKLTVCGRCNGAEHVYCMQVMMEKVPDVMWLCEACQTEVEFAEERTELEKSQVMVGACKLESFGGQTNKPVDDANSGSYFEDEMEAAHVSSKNSNMRNQSNGMTTKRIGDDATITLLIGKDLSESGGVSMEGDSAKRVPLSRKNSLKLDTEKGKEPARPMPTPLTLNALKNQAPPLCGPLPKSISFKNSKVPKVKQLVTEVPQKPKNLKEPISLITKQDGPVITLAKSTSVKKLNSSEPVSKGKSSILLDVEEPRMMNSVMTRNVTNKRGTSISGYPSVAASMLVPVPSKAESAAQHLNKQNKMDNLGIAYGQDGRNFPAPSEPKRQLVAKVLGSLTLISAETSSGLLCSGAQMKGIQIPDTSLVDKIKNPPSLKPGTSSSSCTMHCQQCDEVGHSTQFCPVGRSSLFVTKPLSEQTSDRTARCNRTSEATTLTATEDILKSAYQSEPSPKRRRYHNPSYKPINVLCTSISHEESSEQDVRNGMPTPSTTASVDCHELKYKEHQAASAMGGRFVDSSSTMLNDSTDKSPIFSPSDDRITSSVPELAYIWQGCFEIWRTGRSSKFCKGLQGHLSCSASQKVLEIAKKFPSKIRLEQLPRRNIWPPQFHGNGLSYDSIGLFFFAQDIQSYERHYSKLVEWMLKGDLALRGNIETAELLIFPSNILPKSFQRWNMSYYLWGVFRVRRKDSNLPYHVPTRKHCNFNGNLLAVGRRTHAHASSGPSFYYSPTCEDSPSIMPLEANHEGCPNGENSLGKERTAVNHDNAEDLLRPSVVDLQRRPQSVCR